One segment of Aquimarina sp. BL5 DNA contains the following:
- the trkA gene encoding Trk system potassium transporter TrkA has translation MKIIIAGAGEVGFHLAKLLSFESQDITLIDPDKECLNYADSHLDIRVIKGDATSISILKDARVQSVDMVISVTSSETTNITVCVLAKQLGAKRTIARISNTEFIENKEEVGFIKFGIDELISPEALAASEIELLLNQSAFSDSYEFEDGALTMVGTTLSSTALFVDKTVREAAEIFPELHFMPIAIQRSGTQYTIIPRGDTKFKEGDQVYFVTSKGGVEELYKLTGKVKEQIKKVMILGGSKIGYKTTCDLCDHKFRVKLIETDKEKAFDLADDLPNALIINGDGRNVELLEEENIDDMDAFIAVTGNSETNIMSCLVAKSKGVRKTIALVENMDYFQLSHSIGIDTLINKKLLAANNIFRFIRKGEVVAMTKLNNMNAELLEFVVKPTSEVSDNLIRDLDFPRSAIIAGVIRDGVGMIPLGGFYIKAGDRVVVCCLPKSIKKIENLFL, from the coding sequence ATGAAAATTATTATTGCCGGTGCTGGTGAAGTTGGATTTCATTTGGCAAAATTGCTTTCATTTGAATCTCAGGACATTACACTTATTGATCCTGATAAGGAATGCTTGAATTACGCCGATAGCCATCTGGATATTAGAGTAATTAAGGGAGATGCTACTTCTATTAGTATTCTAAAAGATGCTAGGGTTCAGAGCGTGGACATGGTGATTAGCGTTACTTCTAGTGAGACTACTAATATTACTGTGTGTGTATTAGCAAAACAGCTTGGAGCTAAACGTACAATCGCCAGAATTTCTAATACAGAGTTTATAGAGAATAAGGAAGAAGTTGGTTTTATCAAGTTTGGTATAGATGAATTAATCTCTCCTGAAGCTTTGGCAGCTAGCGAAATAGAATTATTGCTCAATCAATCCGCGTTTAGTGATAGTTATGAGTTTGAGGATGGCGCACTAACAATGGTGGGAACAACACTATCTAGTACAGCACTGTTTGTAGATAAAACTGTTAGAGAAGCTGCTGAGATATTCCCGGAGCTTCATTTTATGCCAATTGCGATTCAGCGATCAGGAACACAGTACACAATTATTCCTAGAGGGGATACGAAGTTTAAGGAAGGCGATCAGGTATATTTTGTTACTTCGAAGGGTGGAGTAGAGGAACTGTATAAATTAACAGGTAAGGTTAAAGAGCAAATTAAAAAAGTAATGATTCTGGGAGGTAGTAAAATTGGTTATAAAACTACCTGTGATCTATGTGATCATAAATTTAGAGTGAAACTTATCGAAACAGATAAGGAGAAAGCTTTTGATTTGGCGGATGATCTGCCTAATGCCTTGATTATAAATGGTGATGGGCGTAATGTAGAGTTGTTAGAAGAAGAGAATATTGATGATATGGACGCTTTTATTGCGGTAACAGGTAATTCTGAGACTAATATTATGTCTTGCCTAGTAGCAAAATCAAAAGGAGTTCGTAAAACAATCGCCTTGGTAGAAAATATGGATTATTTTCAGCTGTCACATTCTATAGGGATCGATACGTTAATTAATAAAAAACTGTTAGCAGCAAATAACATATTTAGATTTATTAGAAAGGGCGAGGTGGTAGCGATGACCAAGCTTAATAATATGAATGCAGAGTTGTTGGAATTCGTTGTTAAGCCAACTTCCGAGGTAAGTGATAATTTAATTAGAGATTTAGATTTTCCTCGTTCTGCCATTATCGCTGGAGTAATCAGAGATGGAGTAGGAATGATTCCGTTAGGAGGTTTTTACATCAAAGCAGGTGATCGAGTCGTAGTTTGTTGTTTGCCGAAGTCTATTAAGAAAATAGAAAACCTTTTCTTATAA
- a CDS encoding IS3 family transposase: MEKYSQEKQESITATCDLLGVNRQVYYRAIRSYQDKQKLSKKVIDLVNTIRISMPRIGTRKLFHLLKSQLKVIGVGRDKLFKILKANNLLILPKKNYHVTTDSHHRFRKHKNRIKDVEFIRPEQVWVSDITYIGNRENPCYLALITDAYSKKIMGYNVSNSLSVKGSLTALDMAISNRDYNEKPIIHHSDRGLQYCSNEYQKTLNINNISPSMTEKYDPYENAIAERINGILKQEFAIDKYDTSMQIKTKLVQNAIRIYNQIRPHLSNSMLTPDQMHQQNKLKRKSYKKQKVAN, encoded by the coding sequence ATCGAAAAATATAGCCAAGAAAAACAAGAAAGCATAACTGCTACCTGTGATTTACTCGGGGTGAATAGACAGGTGTATTATAGAGCTATTCGGTCTTATCAAGACAAACAAAAACTAAGTAAAAAGGTAATTGATTTAGTAAATACCATTCGCATATCAATGCCTAGAATCGGTACAAGAAAATTATTTCATCTTTTAAAATCTCAACTCAAAGTAATCGGAGTTGGTCGCGATAAGCTATTTAAAATACTAAAGGCTAATAACTTGTTGATTTTACCTAAAAAGAATTATCATGTAACTACGGATTCTCATCATAGATTTAGAAAACATAAAAATCGAATAAAAGATGTTGAATTTATCAGACCAGAACAAGTATGGGTCAGTGATATAACTTATATAGGAAATAGGGAAAATCCATGTTATTTGGCTTTAATCACGGATGCTTATTCTAAAAAAATAATGGGATATAATGTATCAAATAGTCTAAGTGTAAAAGGATCTTTAACAGCTTTAGATATGGCTATTTCTAATAGAGATTATAATGAAAAACCTATAATTCATCATTCCGATAGAGGATTACAGTATTGTTCCAATGAATATCAAAAAACATTAAACATCAATAATATTAGCCCTAGTATGACTGAAAAATATGACCCTTACGAAAATGCCATAGCAGAAAGAATTAATGGAATTCTTAAACAAGAATTTGCTATTGACAAGTATGATACTTCAATGCAAATCAAAACCAAACTGGTTCAAAATGCAATCCGCATTTATAATCAGATAAGACCTCATTTATCTAATTCAATGTTAACACCTGATCAAATGCATCAACAAAATAAATTAAAAAGAAAAAGCTACAAAAAACAAAAGGTAGCAAATTAA
- the accD gene encoding acetyl-CoA carboxylase, carboxyltransferase subunit beta, producing MAWFKRTQKGIQTATEDKKDVPKGLWYKSPTGKIVDAEQLEKNFYVSPEDGYHVRIGSKEYFEILFDDNKFKELDKNLTSKDPLKFEDKKKYTDRLKDAQEKTNLKDAVRTAVGKSNGNDLVIACMDFSFIGGSMGSVVGEKIARAADHALKNKIPFMIISKSGGARMMEAALSLMQLAKTSAKLAQLADAGIPYISLCTDPTTGGTTASFAMLGDINIAEPGALIGFAGPRVVRDTTGKELPEGFQTAEFLKEHGFLDFITPRQNLKEKINLYLNLILNRPLASNYVTS from the coding sequence ATGGCTTGGTTTAAGAGAACTCAAAAAGGTATACAGACTGCTACTGAGGACAAGAAAGATGTTCCAAAAGGGCTTTGGTATAAATCCCCAACAGGTAAGATAGTTGACGCAGAACAATTGGAGAAAAATTTTTATGTGAGTCCAGAAGACGGATATCACGTAAGAATTGGTAGTAAAGAATATTTCGAAATTCTTTTTGATGACAATAAGTTTAAAGAATTAGATAAAAATCTAACCTCTAAGGACCCTCTTAAATTCGAAGACAAAAAGAAGTATACTGACCGTCTTAAGGATGCTCAGGAAAAAACAAATTTAAAGGATGCCGTTAGAACTGCAGTTGGAAAGTCAAATGGTAATGATTTAGTTATCGCTTGCATGGATTTTTCATTTATCGGAGGTTCTATGGGAAGCGTTGTTGGTGAAAAAATCGCAAGAGCCGCTGATCACGCTCTTAAAAACAAAATTCCTTTTATGATCATCTCTAAATCTGGAGGGGCTCGTATGATGGAGGCAGCTTTATCATTAATGCAATTGGCTAAAACTTCTGCCAAACTTGCTCAGTTAGCAGACGCAGGAATTCCTTATATCTCTCTATGTACAGATCCTACCACAGGAGGTACTACAGCATCTTTTGCTATGCTCGGAGATATTAATATCGCAGAACCAGGTGCACTAATCGGATTTGCTGGTCCACGTGTAGTTAGAGATACTACAGGAAAAGAACTTCCTGAAGGTTTCCAGACAGCAGAGTTCCTTAAAGAACATGGTTTTCTGGATTTTATTACTCCAAGACAAAACCTAAAAGAAAAAATAAATCTATATCTGAATCTAATCCTAAATAGACCTTTAGCTTCTAATTATGTGACGTCCTGA
- a CDS encoding RNA methyltransferase yields the protein MVSKNQKKLINSLHQKKYRKQYGLFVAEGKKVISELLEADLELHSLFALEASYFETSSDKTFVVTETELKSISFLTTPQFAVAVFYIPKVKPVNYQGLVLALDDIRDPGNLGTIIRLCDWFGITDLVCSEQTVDCFNPKVIQATMGSVTRVNIIYTNLQDFLTSQKNERPIYGTFMDGEIIYQEKLSQKGIIVMGNEANGISKEIEKLVSKRIAIPRFGNTQITESLNVATATAIILNEFRRD from the coding sequence ATGGTTAGCAAAAACCAAAAGAAATTAATAAATAGTTTACATCAAAAAAAATACCGAAAACAATATGGATTGTTTGTAGCGGAAGGGAAAAAGGTAATTAGTGAGCTTTTAGAAGCAGATTTAGAACTTCATTCTCTTTTTGCATTAGAAGCTTCTTATTTCGAAACGTCATCTGACAAAACCTTTGTGGTAACTGAAACGGAATTAAAAAGTATTAGTTTCTTAACAACACCTCAGTTTGCGGTAGCAGTATTTTATATTCCAAAAGTTAAACCTGTAAATTATCAGGGATTAGTGCTGGCATTAGATGATATTCGGGATCCGGGTAATCTGGGAACGATTATTCGTTTATGTGATTGGTTTGGTATTACTGATTTAGTTTGTTCGGAGCAAACAGTAGATTGTTTTAATCCAAAAGTAATTCAGGCTACTATGGGTTCTGTTACAAGAGTGAATATTATCTACACTAATCTACAGGATTTTTTAACTTCTCAAAAAAATGAAAGACCGATATATGGTACTTTTATGGATGGAGAAATAATTTATCAAGAAAAATTATCTCAAAAAGGAATTATTGTAATGGGTAATGAAGCTAATGGTATTTCTAAAGAAATAGAAAAATTAGTGTCCAAAAGAATTGCAATACCAAGATTTGGGAATACTCAAATAACCGAAAGCCTAAATGTGGCAACGGCGACTGCAATTATTCTAAATGAATTTAGACGGGACTAG
- the rpsO gene encoding 30S ribosomal protein S15, with the protein MYLTKEVKEEIFAKHGKGKNDSGSAEGQIALFTHRITHLTEHLKKNRKDYNTERSLVKLVGKRRDLLDYLIKKDIMRYRAIVKELGLRK; encoded by the coding sequence ATGTATTTAACGAAAGAAGTTAAAGAAGAAATCTTCGCAAAACACGGAAAAGGTAAAAACGATTCTGGTTCTGCTGAAGGACAAATTGCACTGTTTACACACAGAATTACACATTTAACTGAGCACTTAAAAAAGAATCGTAAAGATTATAATACAGAGCGTTCATTAGTAAAGCTTGTAGGTAAGCGTAGAGATCTTTTAGATTATCTTATTAAGAAAGATATTATGAGATATCGTGCAATTGTAAAAGAATTAGGATTAAGAAAATAA
- a CDS encoding outer membrane protein assembly factor, which produces MPEEEYLLTKNEIFVDSTKTNDTKLFNQLYQKPNAKIAWTPLRLHIYNLAKVHPDSSYQNWLHKKPNRERKLNNFLSKKQVDRLGVGYTGVNNWLKKTGEAPVIVDESKAKRSLKRLQSYYWNNGWFNVETDYKINLEENQRASVAYYVKPHKPYFIDSLHTKIESKVADSIYKLNQSESSIISGKQYRTLDIETERERLTRLYRNSGLYHFEKEFIKFDADTINTNQKIQLNLLINNRQITEGEDTKRTPFQVHKISKVNVFTDYSYQNKDEKPKDSVSYNGYNIYSYDKLRYTRKAITNSILITPGEIFRDNDRTLTYNQISNLKTFKYPNIRYSVDPDDPNGTDLIANVLLTPRKKYSTNVEFDVSTSNIQVFGIGFSGSFLIRNVFGGAEIFEISARGSVGSSKDPVDPDGQFFDISEIGVDLKLSFPKIIFPLQTRRIIPKYMSPTTNLIFGINSQQNIGLDKQNASGIFNYQWKPSTKLTNQIDLVNVQYVRNLNTGNYFNVYSNSFTRLNNIATEVLDPNSPFFDPENTNQNFLSIPSGANSFIAQSLGDIPDTDLTADQLQEIRNINERKERLTEDNLIFASNYTYLKNNRENLYDENFSRFRAKIEFAGNVLSTVSNLVGLKENSNNRFEIFGVEFSQYIKTELDYIKHWDLGRKSVLAIRAFGGIALPYGNANSIPFARSFFGGGPNDNRAWLPYDLGPGSSGGRNEFNEANMKLAINAEYRYKILGALNGAFFIDAGNIWNVLDNVEEEDAVFSRWDDLQEIAVGSGLGLRYDFDFFVVRLDLGFKTFNPARIEDQRWFKGYNFSEGVYNVGINYPF; this is translated from the coding sequence GTGCCAGAAGAGGAATACCTATTAACTAAAAATGAAATTTTTGTTGATAGCACCAAAACTAATGACACTAAACTATTCAATCAACTGTATCAAAAACCTAATGCTAAGATTGCCTGGACACCACTTAGACTGCATATTTACAATCTTGCCAAAGTACATCCCGACTCTTCTTATCAAAATTGGCTTCACAAAAAACCTAACAGAGAACGAAAATTAAATAATTTCTTGTCTAAAAAACAAGTAGATCGATTAGGTGTTGGGTATACTGGCGTAAACAATTGGCTAAAAAAAACCGGAGAAGCTCCGGTCATAGTTGATGAATCAAAAGCGAAACGTTCTCTTAAAAGATTACAATCATATTACTGGAATAATGGGTGGTTTAATGTAGAAACGGATTATAAAATTAATTTGGAAGAAAACCAAAGAGCATCTGTAGCATATTACGTTAAGCCTCATAAACCATATTTTATTGATTCTCTTCATACTAAAATAGAATCCAAAGTAGCAGATTCTATTTACAAACTGAATCAAAGTGAATCATCTATAATCTCTGGAAAACAGTATAGGACCTTAGACATAGAGACTGAGAGGGAAAGGTTAACGCGATTATACAGAAATTCTGGACTGTATCATTTCGAAAAAGAATTTATAAAATTTGATGCCGATACTATAAACACAAACCAAAAAATACAACTTAACTTACTAATTAACAATCGACAAATAACCGAAGGAGAAGACACTAAAAGAACTCCTTTTCAGGTTCATAAGATTAGTAAAGTAAACGTATTTACGGATTATTCTTATCAAAACAAAGATGAAAAACCTAAAGACAGCGTATCTTATAATGGCTATAACATATATAGTTATGACAAACTAAGATACACCCGTAAGGCAATCACTAATTCTATTCTAATAACACCAGGAGAAATTTTTAGAGATAATGACCGAACACTTACTTATAACCAGATCAGTAACTTAAAAACTTTTAAATACCCTAACATACGTTATAGCGTAGACCCGGATGATCCTAATGGAACTGATCTAATAGCAAATGTTTTACTGACTCCCAGAAAAAAATACAGTACCAATGTAGAATTTGACGTATCCACATCTAACATTCAGGTATTCGGAATTGGTTTTAGTGGCTCTTTTTTGATAAGAAATGTTTTTGGTGGTGCAGAAATCTTTGAAATCTCAGCAAGGGGAAGTGTAGGTTCCTCAAAGGATCCAGTAGATCCAGATGGACAGTTTTTTGATATTTCGGAAATTGGTGTTGATCTCAAATTATCATTCCCTAAAATAATATTCCCATTACAGACAAGAAGAATTATCCCGAAATACATGTCACCAACGACAAATCTTATTTTTGGTATTAATTCACAACAAAATATAGGACTTGATAAGCAAAATGCTTCTGGAATATTTAATTATCAATGGAAGCCAAGTACAAAGCTAACAAATCAGATTGATTTAGTAAACGTACAATATGTCCGAAATCTGAATACTGGTAACTATTTTAATGTATACTCTAACTCATTTACCAGACTTAATAATATCGCGACAGAAGTACTCGACCCTAATTCACCCTTCTTTGATCCAGAAAACACAAATCAAAATTTTTTATCTATTCCGTCGGGTGCCAATAGTTTCATAGCCCAATCTCTTGGAGATATTCCTGATACAGATTTAACAGCAGATCAATTACAGGAAATCAGAAATATCAATGAACGAAAAGAAAGACTAACAGAAGACAACCTGATTTTTGCCTCTAATTACACTTATCTAAAAAACAATCGAGAAAATCTTTATGACGAAAACTTCTCTAGATTTAGAGCGAAAATTGAATTTGCAGGAAACGTACTGAGTACAGTTTCTAATCTTGTGGGGTTAAAAGAAAACTCAAATAATCGATTTGAAATATTCGGTGTCGAGTTTTCTCAATACATCAAAACAGAATTAGATTATATTAAACATTGGGATTTAGGTAGAAAAAGTGTGTTAGCTATTAGAGCATTCGGTGGCATCGCTCTACCTTACGGAAATGCCAATAGCATTCCATTTGCTAGAAGTTTCTTTGGTGGGGGACCAAACGACAATCGCGCCTGGTTACCTTACGACCTAGGTCCGGGAAGCAGTGGCGGCAGAAATGAATTTAATGAAGCTAATATGAAACTGGCAATAAATGCAGAATATAGATATAAGATCTTAGGAGCTCTTAATGGTGCTTTTTTTATTGATGCTGGCAACATCTGGAATGTATTAGATAATGTAGAAGAAGAAGATGCTGTTTTTTCTAGGTGGGATGATCTCCAGGAAATTGCTGTAGGTAGTGGACTGGGACTACGATATGATTTTGATTTCTTTGTCGTAAGGCTAGATTTGGGTTTCAAAACATTTAATCCCGCAAGAATTGAAGACCAAAGGTGGTTTAAAGGATATAATTTTTCTGAAGGTGTTTATAATGTCGGAATCAATTATCCCTTCTAA
- a CDS encoding porin family protein: protein MKKVFIAIAVIVCTQNVSAQLFSKERVKNLQNYDKPRLSWGYILGFNSYDFNFDYKATPEGEDPILDGDIQVAKSVGFNVGLLGNLRINDYLDLRLEPQVSFVRRDLTFNSPDLDDNQTQREVTSTYVHIPLLLKVSTKRLNNFKPFIVGGVSTSLNLSSNEDNPDDNSVGQFRTKTRTNYFELGFGIDFYMYYFKFTPSIRGVFAMSDELVADNDPNSPYTSSIDKMSSRGIFINFTFQ, encoded by the coding sequence ATGAAAAAAGTTTTTATAGCAATAGCTGTTATCGTTTGTACTCAGAATGTGAGTGCACAATTGTTTTCTAAAGAACGTGTTAAAAATCTTCAGAATTATGATAAACCACGATTAAGTTGGGGGTATATTCTGGGTTTTAACAGCTATGATTTTAATTTTGATTACAAAGCAACACCAGAAGGAGAAGATCCTATACTGGATGGAGACATCCAAGTTGCTAAATCCGTAGGGTTTAATGTTGGATTATTAGGTAACCTTAGAATTAATGATTATTTAGACTTAAGACTGGAGCCTCAGGTATCTTTTGTAAGAAGAGACCTAACTTTTAACTCACCCGATCTTGATGACAACCAAACTCAAAGAGAAGTTACATCAACCTATGTACATATTCCATTATTACTAAAAGTTTCTACCAAAAGGCTTAACAATTTTAAACCTTTTATTGTAGGAGGAGTTTCTACTTCTCTTAATTTATCAAGTAATGAAGATAATCCTGATGATAATAGCGTTGGGCAATTTAGAACTAAGACAAGGACTAATTATTTTGAGCTAGGTTTTGGAATAGATTTTTATATGTACTATTTTAAATTTACGCCTTCGATACGAGGAGTATTCGCTATGTCTGATGAATTAGTAGCTGATAACGACCCTAATAGTCCTTATACTTCGTCTATAGATAAAATGTCATCTAGAGGGATTTTTATCAATTTTACATTTCAATAA
- a CDS encoding alpha/beta hydrolase, whose product MRTKLLILALLLTNTIFVSAQMDDKFYYPKKDLKPIEWKNYEELKFNVETDTISALILKPVTKPKATIFYFHGAGGNITYYLPLTKILAENNFQVVMVDFRGYGKSTGTPTHKNIAKDGQQFFEMLVEREEIKETPKIIYGISIGTQIATLLAKNNQDKIDGLVLEGAMASFTDIAMHATPQYREFLEKNYISPYAAKEDIKSIDKIQKLFIHSKEDKDVPYTQGKVIYDNASGVKDFIEFTGAHLYGLKYEKEQILEKIEEMTK is encoded by the coding sequence ATGAGAACAAAACTTTTAATACTAGCCTTATTATTAACTAACACTATTTTTGTTAGTGCCCAAATGGATGACAAATTCTATTACCCTAAAAAGGATTTGAAACCTATCGAATGGAAAAACTATGAAGAATTAAAGTTTAATGTAGAAACAGATACAATTTCCGCATTAATCTTAAAACCTGTTACGAAACCCAAAGCCACCATCTTCTATTTTCACGGAGCAGGCGGAAACATCACTTATTATCTACCACTTACCAAAATATTGGCAGAAAACAACTTTCAGGTGGTTATGGTAGATTTCCGGGGTTATGGTAAGTCAACAGGAACTCCAACTCATAAAAATATAGCCAAAGACGGTCAGCAATTTTTCGAAATGCTTGTTGAACGAGAAGAAATTAAAGAAACGCCAAAAATAATTTATGGAATTTCTATAGGAACCCAAATTGCTACACTTTTAGCAAAAAATAATCAAGACAAAATCGATGGATTGGTTTTAGAAGGAGCCATGGCTTCATTCACGGATATTGCTATGCATGCCACACCTCAATACAGAGAGTTTTTAGAAAAAAATTATATCTCACCATATGCAGCAAAAGAAGACATAAAAAGTATTGATAAAATTCAAAAACTATTTATACACAGCAAAGAAGATAAAGATGTCCCCTATACACAAGGAAAAGTTATTTATGATAACGCATCAGGTGTTAAAGACTTTATAGAGTTTACAGGAGCGCATTTGTACGGGCTAAAATATGAGAAAGAGCAAATACTCGAAAAGATTGAGGAAATGACTAAATAA
- the ubiE gene encoding bifunctional demethylmenaquinone methyltransferase/2-methoxy-6-polyprenyl-1,4-benzoquinol methylase UbiE, which translates to MSEKITPYKDKNKTKKEQVTEMFDTISGNYDGLNRVISFGVDIKWRKKVVKIVTDSKPSRVLDVATGTGDLAINLAKTGASEIIGLDISAGMLAVGKDKIKAKKLDQIISMVKGDGESLPYEENYFDAITVAFGVRNFEYLEQGLSEIYRVLKPGGIFVVLETSVPTKTPYKQGYKLYTSSILPLIGKIFSKDRSAYSYLSESAAAFPYGDAFNNILRKIGFIEVEDNPQTFGVATIYTATK; encoded by the coding sequence ATGTCAGAAAAAATAACTCCATACAAGGATAAAAACAAAACCAAAAAAGAACAGGTTACCGAAATGTTTGATACGATTTCGGGCAACTATGATGGTCTTAATAGAGTAATTTCTTTTGGGGTTGATATAAAGTGGCGTAAGAAAGTTGTAAAAATTGTTACAGATTCTAAACCTAGCCGGGTTCTTGACGTGGCAACTGGAACCGGAGATCTGGCTATCAATCTTGCTAAAACAGGTGCTTCAGAAATTATTGGTTTAGATATTTCGGCAGGAATGCTGGCTGTGGGAAAAGATAAGATAAAAGCAAAAAAACTAGATCAGATAATCTCTATGGTAAAAGGAGATGGAGAAAGCTTACCATATGAAGAAAATTATTTTGATGCGATTACGGTAGCTTTTGGTGTAAGAAATTTTGAATACTTAGAACAAGGACTTTCAGAAATATATAGAGTACTTAAACCAGGTGGTATATTTGTCGTTTTAGAAACCTCTGTCCCAACTAAAACCCCATATAAACAGGGGTACAAACTGTATACTTCTTCAATTTTACCTTTAATTGGCAAGATCTTTTCTAAAGACAGATCTGCATACTCATACCTTAGCGAAAGTGCTGCAGCTTTTCCTTATGGAGATGCTTTCAACAATATTTTGAGAAAAATTGGGTTTATAGAAGTCGAGGATAATCCGCAAACTTTTGGTGTTGCCACAATTTATACAGCCACAAAATAA
- the fbaA gene encoding class II fructose-bisphosphate aldolase translates to MSHNIKPGVATGDEVQAIFNYAKEKAFALPAVNVIGSNSINAVLETAAELNSPVIVQFSNGGAQFNAGKGLSNEDQKAAIAGATAGARHVHLMAEAYGVPVILHTDHCAKKLLPWIDGLLDAGEAFYKETGKPLYSSHMIDLSEEPIEENIEICKEYLARMSKMGMTLEIELGITGGEEDGVDNSDVDDSKLYTQPEEVAYAYEELSKVSDKFTVAAAFGNVHGVYKPGNVKLTPKILKNSQEFISEKYGVEHNHIDFVFHGGSGSTLEEIREAIGYGVIKMNIDTDLQFAFCEGIRDYMTGKIEYLKTQIGNPDGAEEPNKKHYDPRKWLREGEITFKNRLKKAFEDLNNVNTL, encoded by the coding sequence ATGAGTCACAACATCAAACCAGGAGTTGCTACAGGAGACGAAGTGCAGGCTATCTTTAATTACGCCAAAGAAAAAGCCTTTGCTTTACCAGCAGTAAATGTAATTGGATCCAATTCAATTAATGCTGTATTGGAAACTGCTGCAGAATTAAACTCGCCTGTAATTGTTCAGTTCTCTAATGGAGGTGCACAATTTAATGCAGGAAAAGGACTTTCTAATGAAGACCAAAAAGCCGCAATTGCAGGAGCTACTGCAGGAGCAAGACACGTTCACTTAATGGCCGAAGCCTATGGAGTACCAGTAATTTTGCATACTGACCACTGCGCAAAAAAATTACTACCATGGATAGACGGATTATTAGATGCCGGAGAAGCATTTTATAAAGAAACAGGAAAACCTCTTTATAGTTCTCATATGATTGACCTATCAGAAGAACCAATTGAGGAGAACATAGAGATTTGTAAAGAATACCTTGCTCGAATGAGTAAAATGGGTATGACTTTAGAAATCGAACTTGGAATTACAGGAGGTGAAGAAGATGGCGTAGACAATAGTGATGTAGATGATTCTAAGCTGTACACGCAACCAGAAGAAGTTGCCTATGCTTACGAAGAATTAAGTAAAGTTAGCGATAAATTCACTGTTGCAGCTGCTTTTGGTAACGTTCACGGTGTTTATAAACCTGGTAATGTTAAATTAACTCCAAAAATCCTTAAGAATTCTCAAGAATTTATTTCTGAAAAATATGGTGTAGAACATAACCACATTGACTTTGTATTTCACGGAGGAAGCGGTTCTACTTTAGAAGAAATCAGAGAAGCTATCGGGTACGGAGTAATTAAAATGAATATTGATACAGATCTTCAATTTGCATTTTGTGAAGGTATTAGAGATTACATGACTGGTAAAATCGAGTACTTAAAAACACAAATTGGAAATCCTGACGGAGCCGAGGAACCTAATAAGAAACATTACGATCCTAGAAAATGGTTAAGAGAAGGAGAAATTACCTTTAAAAACCGACTTAAAAAGGCTTTTGAAGATTTAAATAATGTAAATACATTATAA
- a CDS encoding transposase, translated as MESLHSNYVKRTQKDYSLSFKLQVVHEIEQGLLTRTQALDKYGIQARSTIRTWLKKYGKFDYDFSVNRSMSKTPEQRILELEQQVKLLEKQKARAEFLAERADKKAIIFDMMIDIAEEEFNIPIRKKHVPELSKNIAKKNKKA; from the coding sequence ATGGAGTCATTACATTCAAATTATGTAAAGCGTACACAGAAGGATTACAGTTTATCCTTTAAGCTACAAGTTGTTCATGAGATTGAACAAGGCTTATTAACAAGAACTCAAGCTTTGGATAAGTATGGTATTCAAGCAAGATCTACGATTCGCACTTGGTTAAAAAAATATGGTAAATTTGATTATGATTTTAGTGTAAATAGATCCATGTCCAAAACACCTGAACAACGTATTTTAGAATTAGAACAGCAAGTCAAGCTTTTAGAGAAACAAAAAGCAAGAGCTGAATTTTTAGCAGAGCGTGCGGATAAGAAAGCAATTATATTTGATATGATGATTGATATCGCCGAAGAGGAATTTAATATTCCGATCAGAAAAAAGCACGTACCCGAGTTATCGAAAAATATAGCCAAGAAAAACAAGAAAGCATAA